Proteins encoded in a region of the Photobacterium profundum SS9 genome:
- a CDS encoding glycine cleavage system protein R, translated as MKHLIITIIGKDRSGLVELLSDTVFQNNGNWLSSSLSKLAGQFAGILQVEVAPEDMPQLSAALAKIDELQIHIVEEAKKAAPVPVLHQLTVTGNDRPGIVKEVTTLLSQLNININILETETQSAPNWGYPIFIANFQLEIPANIDLDIIQDELEKLADDLTVDIEDYVPA; from the coding sequence ATGAAACATCTCATCATTACTATTATCGGTAAAGATCGCTCTGGGCTTGTAGAACTACTATCTGACACGGTTTTCCAAAACAACGGAAATTGGTTAAGCAGCAGCCTGAGTAAACTGGCTGGTCAGTTTGCAGGTATTCTGCAAGTTGAAGTTGCTCCTGAAGACATGCCGCAATTGAGTGCAGCGTTAGCCAAAATAGATGAATTACAAATCCACATAGTGGAAGAAGCAAAAAAAGCAGCACCAGTACCGGTATTACATCAACTAACAGTAACCGGCAATGATCGCCCAGGTATCGTAAAAGAAGTCACCACATTATTGAGCCAACTTAACATCAATATCAATATTTTGGAGACAGAAACTCAAAGCGCACCTAACTGGGGATACCCCATTTTCATCGCCAACTTCCAATTAGAAATCCCTGCCAATATTGATCTGGATATTATTCAAGATGAACTCGAAAAATTGGCGGATGATCTGACTGTGGATATCGAAGATTACGTGCCTGCGTAA
- the phoB gene encoding phosphate regulon transcriptional regulator PhoB, which translates to MVRRILVVEDEAPIREMLCFVLEQKGYQPIEAEDYDDALEKICEPYPELILMDWMLPGGSGINLIKHLKRDELTRQIPVVMLTARGEEEDKVRGLEVGADDYITKPFSPKELMARLKAVMRRVSPTSLDDVIDVQGLKLDPVSHRVTTNDEPLDMGPTEFKMLHFFMTHQERVYSREQLLNNVWGTNVYVEDRTVDVHIRRLRKALEAGGHDKMVQTVRGAGYRFSTRL; encoded by the coding sequence ATGGTAAGAAGGATTCTTGTTGTAGAAGACGAAGCACCAATCCGCGAGATGTTGTGTTTTGTTCTAGAACAAAAAGGCTATCAACCCATTGAAGCCGAAGATTATGATGATGCATTAGAAAAAATTTGCGAACCTTATCCTGAATTGATTCTAATGGATTGGATGTTACCGGGGGGCTCAGGCATTAACCTGATTAAGCACCTAAAGCGTGATGAGCTAACGCGTCAGATCCCTGTAGTAATGTTAACTGCACGCGGTGAAGAAGAAGATAAAGTGCGTGGCTTAGAAGTGGGTGCTGATGATTACATCACCAAACCATTTTCACCGAAAGAGCTAATGGCACGTCTTAAAGCGGTAATGCGCCGTGTATCACCTACGTCACTGGATGATGTTATTGATGTACAAGGTTTGAAATTAGATCCTGTGTCGCACCGTGTAACAACGAATGATGAACCATTAGACATGGGGCCAACAGAGTTTAAGATGCTGCATTTCTTTATGACACACCAAGAGCGTGTATATAGTCGTGAGCAGTTGTTGAACAATGTATGGGGTACTAACGTGTATGTTGAAGATCGTACGGTTGATGTACACATTCGTCGTTTGCGTAAAGCGCTTGAAGCGGGCGGGCACGATAAAATGGTACAAACCGTTCGTGGTGCGGGTTACCGGTTCTCGACACGTTTGTAA
- a CDS encoding ABC transporter permease subunit codes for MASASAFLLGENRGRRLRDRLVRFGVTAGGISVLITLVLIFFYLLYVTLPIFSSVTVKPRNITIASFPDTVAAVGIGENNDLAFRFSKQGELAFVSLKPEDSLDPIISQHSIANSPVSFAQSLPRDAIFAYGQSDGYVNVVKPIFQISFPDNKHTSTASVSYPLGQSRFLLDPQGQAIVDLAISSRDSDAIIVGKTADNRIVAMIFKGQYDALNSGPLNAASIWQSHSFEITDVPQNINEIVVTPDGRTVYLRSGNYIYVVQVNQSDAKVRDVVNVSDKNGSIEKIELLSGANSLLLTTSGNSVSQWFEVVRDGKRSLVKARDFEFSISPIKELVSEYYRKGFFAVQQDGVLSAYYTSDRNVLYKEHLFEQAPDKLIISPRANRLLAISGDQWQTYTVKNAHPEIGFASLWQQVWYEGYQKPDYVWQSTSASDEFEPKLSLVPIVFGTLKAALYAMFFAIPLALAGAIYTAYFMSSRMRNVVKPTVEIMEALPTVILGFLAGLWLAPIVEMYLSGILMSLILFPVTILLVGWGWSVLPGKWRHRIPNGFHIAILMPVIVLLGYGCIAASPYIDQWLFGGDVRGFLTNELGIGYDQRNALVVGIAMGFAVIPTIFSIAEDAIFSVPGHLTSGSLALGATHWQTLTKVVLLTASPGIFSAVMMGLGRAVGETMIVLMATGNTPIMDWNILQGMRTLAATIAIEMPESEVGSSHYRVLFLAAFVLFIFTFIFNTIGELVRQRLREKYSSL; via the coding sequence ATGGCAAGTGCCAGCGCATTTTTGTTGGGAGAAAACCGTGGTCGGCGTTTAAGAGACCGATTGGTGCGGTTTGGTGTAACAGCTGGTGGTATTTCTGTACTTATTACTTTGGTTTTGATCTTCTTTTATTTGCTTTATGTCACGCTGCCGATCTTCTCGTCAGTCACCGTAAAGCCTCGTAATATCACTATTGCATCTTTCCCTGATACCGTTGCCGCCGTCGGTATTGGAGAAAATAATGATCTCGCTTTTCGCTTCTCCAAGCAAGGTGAACTGGCTTTTGTCAGCTTGAAACCTGAAGACTCACTCGATCCTATTATCAGCCAGCACTCTATTGCCAATAGTCCGGTTAGCTTTGCACAAAGTCTTCCTCGCGATGCTATTTTTGCTTATGGGCAAAGCGATGGTTACGTTAACGTTGTAAAACCTATATTTCAGATCAGCTTTCCTGATAATAAACATACAAGCACAGCCAGTGTTTCTTACCCTTTGGGGCAATCACGTTTCTTACTTGATCCGCAAGGGCAAGCCATTGTGGATCTTGCTATTTCATCTCGAGATAGTGACGCAATTATTGTTGGTAAAACGGCCGATAACCGCATTGTTGCCATGATATTTAAAGGGCAATACGATGCATTAAATAGCGGCCCATTAAATGCGGCCTCTATCTGGCAATCTCATTCATTCGAAATTACAGACGTGCCACAAAATATTAATGAGATTGTTGTTACGCCAGATGGACGTACCGTCTATTTACGCAGTGGTAATTATATTTACGTGGTGCAGGTAAACCAATCTGATGCCAAAGTGCGTGATGTCGTGAATGTGAGTGATAAAAATGGAAGCATTGAAAAGATAGAGTTGCTGTCAGGTGCGAATTCATTGCTACTCACAACCTCAGGTAATTCTGTCTCGCAATGGTTTGAAGTGGTGCGTGATGGTAAGCGATCGTTAGTGAAGGCCCGTGATTTCGAATTTTCAATTAGCCCTATAAAAGAATTGGTTTCTGAATACTATCGCAAAGGTTTTTTTGCTGTACAGCAAGATGGCGTGTTGTCGGCATACTACACATCAGATCGTAACGTGTTATACAAAGAACATTTATTTGAGCAAGCGCCTGATAAGTTGATTATCTCTCCGCGTGCCAATCGCTTGTTAGCCATTTCAGGGGATCAATGGCAAACCTATACCGTTAAAAACGCTCACCCTGAGATTGGCTTTGCTTCTTTGTGGCAACAAGTATGGTACGAAGGGTATCAAAAGCCTGATTACGTATGGCAATCAACGTCGGCCAGTGATGAGTTTGAACCTAAGTTGAGCTTGGTGCCTATCGTGTTTGGTACGCTAAAAGCAGCATTGTATGCCATGTTTTTTGCTATACCGCTAGCATTGGCTGGCGCGATTTATACTGCATACTTTATGTCATCTAGAATGCGTAATGTGGTAAAGCCAACCGTAGAAATAATGGAAGCGCTACCAACGGTTATTCTCGGCTTCTTAGCGGGGTTGTGGCTAGCCCCGATTGTAGAAATGTACCTGTCGGGCATTCTGATGAGCTTGATTTTATTTCCAGTGACTATTTTATTGGTTGGCTGGGGGTGGTCAGTATTACCGGGTAAATGGCGACACCGTATACCGAATGGTTTTCACATTGCGATTCTTATGCCTGTGATTGTGCTACTGGGTTATGGGTGCATAGCGGCGAGTCCGTATATCGATCAATGGTTATTTGGCGGTGATGTGCGCGGCTTTCTCACCAATGAATTAGGTATTGGCTACGATCAGCGTAATGCACTCGTTGTTGGTATTGCGATGGGGTTTGCGGTTATTCCTACCATTTTCTCTATTGCTGAAGATGCCATCTTTTCTGTGCCGGGTCATTTAACCAGTGGTTCATTAGCATTGGGTGCAACGCACTGGCAAACTCTGACGAAAGTGGTGCTGTTAACGGCAAGTCCGGGTATTTTTTCTGCGGTAATGATGGGGCTAGGGCGAGCTGTCGGTGAAACAATGATTGTGCTGATGGCTACGGGGAATACCCCTATTATGGATTGGAATATTCTGCAAGGGATGCGTACATTAGCGGCAACGATTGCGATTGAAATGCCAGAATCTGAAGTAGGCAGTTCACATTATCGCGTCTTATTTCTTGCCGCATTTGTCTTGTTTATATTCACCTTTATTTTTAATACTATCGGTGAATTGGTTCGCCAACGTTTGCGCGAAAAGTACAGTTCATTGTAA
- a CDS encoding PstS family phosphate ABC transporter substrate-binding protein: MSVIRRILPMILAFSMHNAWALEADLAKYQKISGVSGNLSSVGSDTLANLMTYWGEEFKRKYPNVNIQIQTAGSSTAPTALTEATAQLGPMSRKMKAKEIEAFEHEYGYKPTAIRVAIDALAVFVHEDNPLKGINFEQLDAVYSRTYRCGATQPITRWGQLGLTGRWADRDIQRFGRNSVSGTYGYFKLRALCKGDFLNNVNEQPGSASVVQSVSTSLNAIGYSGIGYKTTGIRAIPVAREGDNYVDATIENSINGSYPLARYLYVYVNKHPNKPLDPILTEFFKFVLSHNGQSIVEKDGYIPLPKSVVEADLALLKVLN; encoded by the coding sequence ATGAGTGTAATACGCCGTATTCTTCCCATGATACTCGCATTCAGTATGCACAATGCTTGGGCATTAGAAGCCGATTTAGCCAAATACCAAAAGATCAGTGGTGTCTCTGGTAATTTATCGTCTGTCGGTTCAGACACGCTCGCGAACCTGATGACCTATTGGGGCGAGGAATTTAAACGTAAATACCCGAATGTGAATATTCAAATTCAAACCGCAGGTTCATCTACAGCCCCTACCGCATTAACAGAAGCAACGGCTCAACTTGGCCCTATGAGCCGTAAAATGAAGGCCAAAGAAATTGAAGCTTTTGAACATGAATACGGTTATAAGCCAACAGCCATTCGTGTCGCCATTGACGCTTTGGCAGTGTTTGTTCATGAAGATAACCCGTTAAAGGGCATTAATTTTGAGCAGCTTGATGCCGTATATTCTCGAACATATCGTTGTGGTGCAACGCAGCCTATTACACGTTGGGGGCAATTAGGTTTAACAGGGCGTTGGGCTGACCGAGATATTCAACGCTTTGGACGAAATTCGGTATCAGGTACGTATGGTTATTTTAAGCTACGAGCCCTGTGCAAAGGTGATTTTCTTAATAATGTTAATGAGCAGCCAGGCTCTGCATCCGTCGTACAGTCGGTATCAACATCATTGAACGCGATTGGTTATTCGGGTATTGGTTATAAAACAACGGGTATTCGTGCGATTCCAGTGGCGAGAGAGGGAGATAACTATGTGGATGCAACTATTGAAAATTCGATAAATGGCAGTTACCCACTAGCTCGTTACCTCTACGTATATGTTAATAAGCATCCGAATAAACCATTAGACCCAATTTTGACTGAGTTTTTTAAATTTGTTTTATCGCACAATGGGCAAAGTATTGTTGAAAAAGATGGATATATTCCATTACCAAAAAGTGTTGTTGAAGCCGATTTAGCCTTGCTTAAAGTATTGAATTAA
- the ppk1 gene encoding polyphosphate kinase 1, which yields MSTESLYIEKELSWLSFNERVLQEAADKSVPLIERVRFLGIFSSNTDEFYKVRFADIKRRILINQVQGGDDVAKHLLSKIQSRVLKMNQDFDTLYNEILLEMARRHIFLVNDLQLDVNQQNWLRRYFHDSILPHITPILLTDDIELLQFLKDEYSYLAIEMQQGEKKRHALIEIPTDQLPRFIELPEPKGKRKKTLILLDNIIRFCLDDIFNGFFEYDSLAAYSMKMTRDAEYDLSQEVEHSLLEQMSEGLNQRITAMPVRFVYQRDMPGNMIDVLCGLLKVSRYDSIIPGGRYHNFKDFIGFPNVGRKYLENASLPPIQSYHFTQARNAFDAIKAQDILLYYPYHTFNHVTEFIRQASYDPKVRSIKINIYRVAKHSRVIDSMIDAANNGKRVTVVVELQARFDEEANIEWARRLTEAGVHVVFGVPGLKIHSKLCLITRQEDDKLVRYAHIGTGNFNEKTARIYTDFSLMTCNTEIADEVRQVFSYIQNPYRPVEFTHLIVSPRNSRSRLYDLIDREIAHAKQSLPSGITLKVNNLVDKGLINMLYQASNNGVNIKLIVRGMCALIPGLKGISENITAISIVDRFLEHPRVAVFNNNNDPDVMISSADWMTRNIDNRIEVGCLINDPALKKKIIDILNIQLTDTVKARILDKAMSNQYVPRGNRRKIRSQIAIYDYLKHSEKQLKKRAEKAITNNDTD from the coding sequence ATGAGCACGGAATCTCTCTATATTGAAAAAGAGCTTAGCTGGTTATCATTCAATGAGCGTGTACTGCAAGAAGCAGCCGATAAATCTGTTCCTTTGATTGAACGCGTTCGCTTTTTGGGCATTTTTTCGAGCAATACCGATGAGTTCTATAAAGTAAGATTTGCCGACATTAAGCGTCGAATTCTGATCAATCAGGTCCAAGGTGGCGATGATGTCGCAAAGCACCTTTTAAGCAAAATTCAAAGTCGCGTACTTAAAATGAATCAAGATTTTGATACTTTATACAATGAGATATTACTTGAAATGGCACGTCGTCATATTTTTCTTGTGAATGATCTTCAGCTGGATGTAAATCAACAAAATTGGCTGCGCCGATATTTCCATGATTCCATTTTGCCCCATATTACGCCGATCCTACTGACGGACGATATTGAGCTACTCCAGTTTCTAAAAGACGAATATTCATATCTTGCCATTGAAATGCAGCAAGGTGAAAAAAAGCGTCATGCGCTTATTGAGATCCCAACCGATCAACTTCCCCGTTTCATCGAATTGCCAGAACCTAAAGGTAAACGCAAAAAAACCCTCATTTTGCTCGATAACATTATCCGCTTTTGCTTAGATGATATTTTCAATGGTTTCTTCGAGTACGATAGCCTAGCGGCATACTCAATGAAAATGACCCGAGACGCTGAATACGATCTAAGCCAAGAAGTGGAACATAGCTTACTGGAACAAATGTCTGAAGGGCTAAATCAACGCATTACGGCAATGCCAGTACGCTTTGTTTACCAACGTGATATGCCGGGTAATATGATCGATGTGCTGTGTGGGTTACTTAAAGTGTCTCGTTACGACAGTATTATTCCCGGTGGTCGTTACCATAACTTCAAAGATTTTATCGGCTTCCCTAATGTTGGGCGTAAATACCTCGAAAATGCCTCATTGCCGCCGATTCAAAGCTACCACTTCACCCAAGCTCGTAACGCATTTGATGCCATTAAAGCACAAGATATTCTGCTGTATTATCCGTATCACACCTTTAACCATGTAACGGAATTTATTCGCCAAGCGTCATACGACCCCAAAGTACGTTCGATAAAAATTAATATCTACCGAGTAGCCAAACACTCACGGGTGATTGATTCAATGATCGATGCGGCCAATAACGGTAAGCGTGTCACCGTGGTGGTTGAGCTGCAAGCACGTTTTGATGAAGAAGCCAATATTGAATGGGCAAGGCGATTAACTGAAGCCGGAGTGCATGTTGTTTTTGGTGTGCCAGGTTTAAAAATTCACTCTAAGTTATGCCTTATCACCCGACAAGAAGACGATAAGCTGGTTCGTTATGCGCACATTGGTACCGGGAATTTTAACGAAAAAACAGCACGTATTTATACTGACTTCTCCTTAATGACCTGTAACACCGAGATTGCAGACGAAGTAAGGCAAGTCTTTAGTTACATCCAAAATCCCTATCGTCCGGTTGAATTTACCCACCTTATTGTTTCACCCCGTAACTCACGAAGCCGACTCTACGATTTAATTGATCGTGAAATTGCACATGCTAAGCAAAGTTTGCCATCTGGTATTACACTTAAGGTTAATAATCTTGTCGATAAGGGCTTGATTAACATGCTGTATCAGGCAAGTAATAACGGCGTCAATATCAAGCTGATTGTTCGCGGTATGTGTGCGCTTATTCCAGGACTTAAAGGGATAAGTGAAAACATTACCGCAATCAGTATTGTTGACCGTTTTCTTGAACATCCTAGAGTGGCAGTATTCAATAATAATAATGATCCAGATGTCATGATCTCTTCTGCCGACTGGATGACACGTAACATCGACAACCGCATTGAAGTGGGTTGTCTGATCAATGATCCAGCATTAAAGAAAAAAATCATCGACATCTTAAACATTCAGCTTACAGATACAGTGAAGGCACGAATTCTTGATAAAGCAATGAGCAATCAATATGTGCCTCGTGGCAATCGTCGTAAAATTCGTTCACAAATCGCCATTTACGACTACCTAAAACACAGTGAAAAGCAGCTGAAGAAACGAGCAGAAAAGGCGATAACAAACAATGACACTGATTAA
- the phoR gene encoding phosphate regulon sensor histidine kinase PhoR, whose product MVERLSWKKLVWELAFFYFPWVILGLVFGYLPWFLLVATWIQLIWHFHNQLKMSDWLWKERSLTPPSGSGSWEPLFNGMYRLQQRNRRRRRELATLIRRFRNGAESMPDAVVVFRSEGNIVWCNKLAQHLLGLRWPDDAGQPISNLLRSPDFVRYIAKQEFEHPLEIASPLNYDRTLELRIMRYTEGEYLMVVRDVSQLKQLEGMRRNFFANVSHELRTPMTVLQGYLEMSKDPEMLAGPMWGKAHGVMTEQLVRMNSLVEQLLTLSKIEAAPTIELEETVNIPAMLDILEKEAISLSGDKNQHFTFDVDASLNVFGDEDQLRSAVSNLVYNAVKHTPCDANITVRWYLSAAGPRLEVTDSGEGIGPQHIHRLTERFYRVDKARSRETGGSGLGLAIVKHALSHHDSLLEIESELDKGSTFSFTLPQRLVAQAA is encoded by the coding sequence ATGGTTGAGCGGTTGTCGTGGAAAAAGCTGGTTTGGGAACTGGCCTTTTTTTACTTTCCTTGGGTAATTCTCGGTTTGGTGTTTGGCTATTTGCCGTGGTTCTTATTGGTCGCAACCTGGATTCAGTTAATCTGGCATTTTCATAATCAATTGAAGATGTCTGACTGGCTATGGAAAGAGCGTAGCCTAACTCCCCCTTCTGGTTCCGGTAGCTGGGAACCGCTTTTTAATGGCATGTATCGTTTGCAGCAGCGTAATCGCCGCCGCCGTCGAGAACTTGCCACATTGATTCGCCGTTTCCGAAATGGTGCTGAATCCATGCCTGATGCCGTTGTCGTTTTTAGAAGCGAAGGTAATATAGTTTGGTGTAATAAACTGGCACAGCACTTATTGGGTTTACGCTGGCCGGATGATGCTGGCCAGCCGATCAGTAATCTATTACGTAGTCCTGATTTTGTTCGCTATATCGCCAAGCAAGAATTTGAGCATCCGTTAGAAATCGCTTCACCGCTTAATTATGACCGTACATTAGAGCTGCGTATCATGCGTTATACCGAAGGTGAATACCTGATGGTTGTGCGTGATGTTTCTCAATTGAAGCAGTTAGAAGGTATGCGCCGTAATTTCTTTGCTAACGTTTCTCATGAATTGCGTACCCCAATGACAGTACTGCAAGGTTATCTGGAAATGTCGAAAGACCCAGAAATGCTGGCGGGGCCAATGTGGGGTAAAGCACACGGTGTAATGACCGAGCAACTTGTTCGCATGAATTCTTTAGTCGAGCAGTTATTAACGCTCTCAAAGATTGAAGCGGCACCGACTATTGAGTTGGAAGAAACCGTTAATATACCTGCCATGCTCGACATTCTTGAGAAAGAGGCCATCTCGTTAAGTGGTGATAAAAATCAACACTTCACGTTTGATGTTGACGCATCATTAAATGTCTTTGGTGATGAAGACCAGTTGCGTAGTGCTGTGTCTAACTTGGTATATAATGCCGTTAAACACACCCCTTGCGATGCCAATATTACAGTGCGCTGGTACCTTTCAGCTGCTGGCCCAAGATTAGAAGTGACTGATAGTGGTGAAGGTATTGGACCACAACATATTCATCGTTTAACTGAGCGTTTCTATCGAGTTGATAAAGCACGTTCACGTGAAACGGGTGGCAGTGGGCTAGGTCTTGCTATTGTGAAGCATGCGCTGAGCCACCACGATTCACTACTTGAGATTGAAAGTGAATTAGATAAAGGCAGTACCTTTTCTTTCACCTTGCCTCAACGGTTAGTGGCACAAGCAGCATAA